In the genome of Drosophila kikkawai strain 14028-0561.14 chromosome 2R, DkikHiC1v2, whole genome shotgun sequence, the window TTGAAGATGATGTGTTGATCGGTCATCTTCAGCCGCCCGGAGGACTGCGGCGCGCGAAAATGGGAAGGGAAACCAGCGTCAGACGAAATGTGCGAAATGAGAGTTGCAAATTTTGAGACTCACCATAACACCGCGCACCTCGGCGCTTATGTCGTTGTACTCCAGGGAGTCGGTCATCGTGGATGTTCAATGCAGcaaaaacttaataaatttaacaacaattaCACCGCCTTGCGAAATAATCCACAATTCGCGACACAAAACTCGCACGCGAAAAATgccgacaacaaaaaacaacactgCGCGCCCAATTCTAGGTTAGACGCTGCGATAGAGATGGGCCGATGGCAAGGGAAGTATCGATAGATCGATAAACTAAATtgaagtttttacaaggttttaaataacttaaaacacaATAgatgaaaaattcaatttctacttctttaaatgtaaaactcgttataaaaaatatctattaaatattcatattaaataataatacaatatcGAAACTCTTTTGTTTTGACTGGAACTCCCATCCCTAAGCGGCAgcagataaaataaataaataactattttAACTAAAACTGCCAAAAGTGGCTTCTCCCAGACATGCAGCGTGGTAAAATTTCCTTCGGGAAAATCCAACTGAATGTCAACAAGGCGCCCGCTGAGCCAAAGGCCAACGAAAACACCGCAGGAGATGAGCAAGAGGAATCCTCTCAagccggcagcagcagtggagGCGGCGGTTTCAAGAAGATGGACAAAAAACAGATGATTCGACAAATCGAGGATGTGGCCGAGGATCTGGAGAGCCAGCATCTGAAGGAGGTGATGGGCATCAGCGGATTCGGACGAAAGGCGGCCAAGGTGTTTGACATCAACGAACAAATAGAAAAGGCCAGGATTACACGGCCGGGATTGGACAGAAACAAGGAGGAGCCAAGCCAAAAAGCGGAGGAGAAGGCAGACGATGAGGAAGAAGACGTTATTGGACCCCTGCCACCTGTTGCTGCAGAGGAAAAGGACAAATCCACAAAGGACGGGGCGGGCAAAGAGGATTCCGATGATGAATCCCTGTCAGATGACGATTCCGATGATGAGCAGAGCCTGGCCAAGCGCATACCCTACACCCACGAGGTGCAGATGCAGCACGGATCCCGGGCTGTCCTGGCCTTGGCTGGCGATCCCTCCGGCGCCCGCTTGGTTTCCGGCTCTATAGACTACGACATGTGCTTCTGGGACTTTGCTGGAATGGACTCCGGCATGCGCAGCTTCCGACAGCTGCAGCCCTGCGAGAATCATCCGATCCGCTCCCTCCAATACTCCGTGACCGGCGACATGATCCTGGTAATCTCGGGAAACGCCCAGGCAAAGGTGCTAGATCGCGATGGCTTTGAGAAGCTGGAGTGCTGCAAGGGCGATCAGTATATATCGGACATGTCGCGGACCAAGGGGCACGTGGCACAACTAACCTCGGGCTGCTGGCATCCCTTCAACCGAGAGCAGTTCCTCACCGCGGCTCTGGACGGAACTCTGCGCATCTGGCAGGGTTTGAAGGCCAAGGAGCAGGTCCAGGTGATCAAGACCAGAGCGCAAGGCGGCCTGCGGACAAATGCGGCTTCGTGCAACTTCAACCGGGATGCCACCCTAATTGCAGCGGGATGCGTGGATGGATCCATTCAGACCTGGGACACGCGCAAGATGTTCGTCAACACAACGCACTGCGTCAGGGGAGCGCATCAGAAGGGCTCCGAGATCACCTCCATTGTGTTCTCGTACATGGGTCAGCAGCTGGCCACCAGGAGCAATGACGAAACCATGAAACTGTGGGATCTGCGGCAGTTCAAGCAGCCGCTGCACACCTGGACGAACCTGTTCTCGCGCTACGACACCACCGACTGTTGCTTCAGTCCGGACGACCGACTCCTGGTCACTGGCGAGTCGTTGCCCAAGGATCAGACTGAGGCGAATCTGTATTTCTACAGCACCAGGAGCTACAAGGAGGTCCAACGCATTCCCGTATCCAACTCGCATATCGTCAAGACACTGTGGCACCCCAAGCTTAACCAGCTCTTTGTGAGCTGCGGCAATGGAACCATTAAGTGCTACTACGACGAGCATCGCAGCATCCGCGGTGCCAAGTTGTGCGTGGTGAAGAGCCACCGCAAGCGACAGCCGATGGAGATGGTGGGCGTGTCCCAGATCATCACGCCACATGCTCTGCCGTTGTTCAGGCAGGAGAAATCCCGCTCCTCGCGCAAGAAGATGGAGAAGGCGCGCATGGATCCTGTCAAGTCGAAGCGGCCGGATCTGCCCATCACCAGCGGTCAGGGCGGTCGAGTGGCCAGCTCCGGCGGCACTCTTTCCTCGTATGTCATCCGCAATCTCGGCCTGAGCAAGCGTGTGGACGACGATCAGGATCCCAGGGAAGCCATCCTTAAGTACGCCAAGGACGCAGCGGAGAATCCCTACTGGATAGCACCCGCCTACAAGCAAACCCAGCCGAAGGCCATCTTCTCCGAGAAACTGCCGGCAGATGAGCCGGCCACCAAGAAACCCAAAACCGAGTCGGacaaataaaaagttaatTGGTTACTTAGGTTACTTAGCCatgtaattaatatatattcggTAGTATCAACATGTGGGACAGCCTTACTTTTACTCTAACAATGGTCCTGTTTGTGCAGTATTTGACTACTACACCATCACCTCCTGCAGGCGGTAGCAGTCGGAGACGATCTTCCACTTGTCCCCGTCAGCTGTCACGATAAACGACTGCTGGAAGTTGCGCATCGGCTGATCGCCGTACTTGACGGTACCGCTGGCCAGGATTACATAGGTCAGCTGCGCGCCCACACACTCCTCCATAATGGGCTGGGCGTCCAGATTCGTCATTTGGTGGGCGGATGACGGCAGTTCGGTGAAGTAGCGCTCGATCATTTCGCGCCCGGTGGCGCCGTTTCCGTTCCAGCTGAATACGGCGGTGTTAATGTAAAGGCGTCCCATTTGCTGGAAATTAAAGGTGTGCTTGTTGTTATTTCGCATGCTGTTGCAAAAGGTTGCCGGTTTTTGGAGGCTCCAGAACTTACGTGCCGGCGGTTGTCCAAGGAGGCGTAGTAGAGCCGCGTAAAGTCCTCGGCCGTGCGGGCGCAGTTCTCAATCTTGGTTCGGAGATCCTGTGGAGCTTTTAATGtagttttatttgtatttaaaattaagtttgtAAACTCACGCTATTCATGTTGTTGATTCCTCAAATTTGCAATTAGTGTGACCGTGACGGGCCGCGTCAATAACGTCAAATAAGACTTCAATACATATTATTCTGCCAGAGGGCGTATTTTAAACGTTACAATTTGAATTCCGCCAGAGGGCGTATTTTAAACGTTAcaatttgaatataaaaaaagtaataataatagaaattgTATAcaacttggttttttttaacttacTAGCCAGATGGTTGCTGTCATGATTGTATCATGGTTGTGGTGTATTTAGagggtttcttttttaataaaaacaacacgagtatatttttttcttttatttttttattaattgtaagttcaataaataattagaatatattttgtataactTTTTAGGCTACCCCTGTGCGTTTCCCTAACTGTGtagatttctatatattaatatatctgGTAGGACACTTATTTTCCAAAGCTGTCAGTGTAGGCGGCGCGTCTTGCATCGGCGCGATCCTTGCGAGCCTCGAAGGAGTCATCGGCCAGATAGTGCGGGCCGTACGCCTCCGAGTCGTAGGATCGACGGTTGGAGCCACTGCTGTTAAGCCCATTCCTGGATTTTCCGTACACCTCGCTCTTTGGGTAGCAGATGAAGTAGTCGCCCTGGTAGTAATCCACACTGGCACGCTTTTGACGCACTGGCTCTCCCGTTAAATCCGTGGCCGAAACAAATCCTGGATCATTGATGGGCGCGGCCTCGAGCAGGCTCAGGCTGAAGATCAGAGAGATCATGGCAAAGGAGATGGCGAACTTCATGTTTATCCTGGTTTTTGTGGGTTTGTggagtttaaataaaatttgtattggTTTGCTGGCTTGGTGTGTCCACTGCTGGCTGAGTTCCTTGCGGTTCTGTGCTTAAACTGGCATCCGCCGTTCGCTTTTATAGTCGCGAATATTCCCCAATCCTCGCTAATTGTTATGACAGACCGCATCGCTCAGTCAGCCAAGATTCCAGTGacactaatttaatttaccgCGCATCTTTTGGTCCAATTAGCAGGGATCGCGCCGCACAACATTTCCGTCAATGCGGTCGGTCCAGCCTTTTTGGCAGGTATTTTTGGCGTCCAATTCCAGTCTTACGGCTCACGACTCCGTCTGTGACGTCAACGGGGGGTTGAACATTTTTAACACCTTTTTGGGGGAGGCATTTCTCGGCTTGATTACTGCGGTTTTCGTTTGTCGGCTTTTGCGACTCTTGCTTTTTGTTGCGGTAGGCACTGCCACTGAAATACGGATGATTCACTTTCAATTCGGAGTTGGCTTCTTGGACGCAGCATGCTGAAAAAATACATCATAAAATTGGTCATCAATTAGGAATTCTGAGTATCATATTTGTGACGTATTAAGATGGGATTCTTTAAACTAAGCGTgactgaaaaagaaaatgaactCAAAATACTAAAAGGCTTTAGTTTTTACAGCAAACCTTAAGTTATATATACTTAGGAAAAGAtggtttaaatttataattatataaaatggaaTGAGCATTTCCTAGTTAAACAGATGGGAATCTTAGGTAAAATAGTTAccattttaaacataaattacGCTTATTTACTAGCTTAAAAGTATCAcaatatcttctacaaaataaaataagttgaagcataataatttactttataaatattttagatactTTAGCTTCGTTcaaatatatctaaaatatttccatgtAGCCAAATCCATTTCTCTTTGATTCGAATTgggttttaaaatatgtaaatatactTTACATATACTTTATTATACTATGTAAATATACTTTACAAATCTTTTcatatatatctaaatatatttatttattatttactatttttccttattatgttttctctctctgtgaaTTTATTTTGAGATTTCAAAACCACAAGGTCGGTGCACCGCAGCCAAGTCGAGTCTACGGCGTGATTAAACACTTtgagtatttattttaggaaTGGGTTTAGGGATATTTTTAGACTatatacaattaattaaatcactCTTTAAATACCAAAAATTATGTAAGTAAAGAAAGCATCACGGGATAGTGTTTTCATGtagcaaaaacaaagcaaatcTTGAAATTGCATTGTTGGGGGAGGCGCTAATTAATTGTAAATGCGAAAACTTAGAAGTAAACATGAATCATGTTGACAGAAATGAATCTCGAATCCCACAATCGAGAGTGGAAAATATTTGTCGCTGCTAATTGGAGATTGTGATTCATAAGATCGTTGTGGGGTAGCGTCAAGCCCTGGAGACGCACTTACCAGAAACCTGGACAGGTAATTTTCCATATCAAAATACTGGATCGCAACGAAACCACAAAAAACACTGTTCTAATCCAAGCGCAGGTGTCTGGAACTAGCTCGacctttaattgaattattaattagtgGGTTTGTTGCTCGAAAACAGGTTTGATTATCCCCAAAATAGCGATTCCTTTGGGCAGTTGTTGCTTGGCGGTTGCTGGACTcccacagagagagagagaaaaaaagacGGCGGGGTAGCTTTACACAAAGCCATTTTTATTGTAAGATTCCACATTTAAAACAAACTTATCTCTACAAAAAATGGGCTTCCGAAACCGCGGTGAGTTTGCCGTCGAGTTTGCGTGAAGCCAGCGAGCTGGAGCGATTTTATTGAGCGCGAGTCCTGGCCGCTTTGCCGCTCAGAGCTTTGCGCTCATATATGTGATGCAATCTGGCTTAGGCCGTACGCACTGTACTTGAGGAACTCAAGGGATAGCTGTCGTTGGTCGTCCTTCACGGTATAGGCCAACGTCAGGCCAAAGACGTACATGATTACTATCACAATACATAAGAATAATTGTTCGATCTTCATCTTCTACTCTTCTCTTCATTCTACTTTCAAAACGATCAAACTGCGACCTTATATACCCTTGATACTATCCCCCTTGCCCCCTTGGTTGCTATGGCAATGCTGAGGCCAACGAAAATGCCATGcgataaataattgtaaatgcGCCAAACTTACGTAATGCAATGTATGTAAACTTGAATCATATTGATAGAAATGAAAACTCGTTACTCAATTGAGACTGGTAAAAATTTGTCGCTGGAAGTTATGATTCATAAGATTGTTCTGGTGAATTGATGTGCCAGGAACCTGGACGAGTAATTTTCCATACCAAAATACTGGATCGCAAGGTCTTATCGGGGGTGCAGAAaacaaaaccacaaaaaaacactGTCCTAATCCATGCCCAGATGTCTGGAACTTGCTCGactttttattgatttattgattAGTGTGTTTGTTAGTCGAAAACTGGTTACATTATCCCCAAAATAGCGATTCCTTTGGGTAGTACCGAATATAATTCACAAGCGATTGCACAACTTGCCTTGGGCCAAAACCACAATAACTAACCACAATAATTAACCACCATAAATAACCAGGTATTTATGGTCCAGATGGTCTTTTTTTCTAGTGGAATCTTTACTCTGGAAGATTTCGCAATTGTGGGAAAAAATAGAATTTCGACTGTGTTTTGGTTGTCACTCATCGATTAGCGTTTGGCGACCGGTTTCCATTGCCTGCGTAGTATGAATGAATTGGTTATATCTGGTGAAGTGCGTAAGCTATCTACCACGCCCCTTACACCCTTAAAACCCCTTCGATTAACGCTCGAATTAaactctgtttttgtttttatctcCATCTATTTTTGGCTTTATTCAAAGTCAAACAAATTATAGAGATTAACGTCCCCAGGAGCTAGATGATGCTGAAGCTGAGGCAGAGGCACTGGATCCTCCAAAACCGCCGAAGCCTCCGCCGCCGGGATAGCCCCCAAATCCACCGAAACCGCCAGGACGATAGCCACCGCCTCCGCCGCCACAACAGATTCCACGCCCACGGCCCCAACCGCCTCCAAAGTGACGAGCTGCCCTCACACCGGCTCCTTCATCGGTTCCCGGCTGCGCCTCGGCATCCTCCAGGGTCAGCTGATGTGGTTCCTCCTGGACGGGGTGAGCGATGGCCAGCGCTAAGATCGCAGCAAAGACGACGACAATCAGTACAAATAGCTTCATATTGGACAGTCAAATACTTTCTAGCTCCAAAACGATCAAAACTGCGATCTTATATACCTTTGATACTATCCGGGGAGGTCCCGCCTGAAGAGCCAGTGTTCTGGAGACGATGTGAGAGTAAGTCTGGCTAGATCCAAGCATCATTAGTTACTGCCGCCAGGCAATTATCCCATGATGATGACTTCACCAAAAGCCTGAGGTCAACGGAAATCCCAGACGCGTCAATTGATACCTTAAAAACACCCCGAAATTATTTTCTAggattttttgtaaataaaaagttatttgaagaaaaaaagggaacaGTGAGAAGAATTTTCAATACGATTGTGATAATATAAAAACCTTAAAGTAAgcatatttattatacttaagaacttgtataaatatttcataaaacaatttatcaaaacatattaatattttaattttatgttttaaacaaaaaataattttgtaaattttatattaggcaaaataatcaattaatCTGCTGctatcatatttttta includes:
- the LOC108078402 gene encoding gastrulation defective protein 1 homolog, with the protein product MQRGKISFGKIQLNVNKAPAEPKANENTAGDEQEESSQAGSSSGGGGFKKMDKKQMIRQIEDVAEDLESQHLKEVMGISGFGRKAAKVFDINEQIEKARITRPGLDRNKEEPSQKAEEKADDEEEDVIGPLPPVAAEEKDKSTKDGAGKEDSDDESLSDDDSDDEQSLAKRIPYTHEVQMQHGSRAVLALAGDPSGARLVSGSIDYDMCFWDFAGMDSGMRSFRQLQPCENHPIRSLQYSVTGDMILVISGNAQAKVLDRDGFEKLECCKGDQYISDMSRTKGHVAQLTSGCWHPFNREQFLTAALDGTLRIWQGLKAKEQVQVIKTRAQGGLRTNAASCNFNRDATLIAAGCVDGSIQTWDTRKMFVNTTHCVRGAHQKGSEITSIVFSYMGQQLATRSNDETMKLWDLRQFKQPLHTWTNLFSRYDTTDCCFSPDDRLLVTGESLPKDQTEANLYFYSTRSYKEVQRIPVSNSHIVKTLWHPKLNQLFVSCGNGTIKCYYDEHRSIRGAKLCVVKSHRKRQPMEMVGVSQIITPHALPLFRQEKSRSSRKKMEKARMDPVKSKRPDLPITSGQGGRVASSGGTLSSYVIRNLGLSKRVDDDQDPREAILKYAKDAAENPYWIAPAYKQTQPKAIFSEKLPADEPATKKPKTESDK
- the Nxt1 gene encoding NTF2-related export protein, whose protein sequence is MNSDLRTKIENCARTAEDFTRLYYASLDNRRHQMGRLYINTAVFSWNGNGATGREMIERYFTELPSSAHQMTNLDAQPIMEECVGAQLTYVILASGTVKYGDQPMRNFQQSFIVTADGDKWKIVSDCYRLQEVMV
- the LOC108078052 gene encoding uncharacterized protein, which encodes MKFAISFAMISLIFSLSLLEAAPINDPGFVSATDLTGEPVRQKRASVDYYQGDYFICYPKSEVYGKSRNGLNSSGSNRRSYDSEAYGPHYLADDSFEARKDRADARRAAYTDSFGK
- the Listericin gene encoding uncharacterized protein Listericin, with the protein product MKLFVLIVVVFAAILALAIAHPVQEEPHQLTLEDAEAQPGTDEGAGVRAARHFGGGWGRGRGICCGGGGGGYRPGGFGGFGGYPGGGGFGGFGGSSASASASASSSSWGR